A part of Paenibacillus sp. IHBB 10380 genomic DNA contains:
- a CDS encoding sensor histidine kinase has protein sequence MYLNDWIRKWFIVVLICLFIIIGCGAGLLWDNYRSESEADSKHVINQVRLQVSEMMLYLEQYSQKIHDDPKVQEALQGMSQDHHVSLIYAQLDGRVIFNSSPNNTIQQIDLKTALHYDLYHARVDMDTYNIAFPVVDEATQVQIGNALFTIPARFVLIEKSHATPLSLFIIMTSLLLILCLLMSLIRNKIKVDIIQPIHHLKDYSEAILKGNYEQKATYKVMDEIGEVYAVFDQMRMEIMHHSLRRDEQEQAQKELISNISHEIKTPLTTLKAYIEAIREGVCPDMSSVMEYVEVMHNNTDKMTRLTEDLLVHALKELGQISVTLTEQYSRDMLLTILQPIGHYVRTTGVTFIEPPDIPNVLIHVDANRLEQVISNLTANALKHTSAGDSITVNIELALGQLKITIADTGKGILPQDMPFVFDRYFKGKLNSNPRNEGTGLGLSICKHIIEAHHGSISFKSVQGQGTVFHCWIPLC, from the coding sequence ATGTATTTGAATGATTGGATTAGAAAATGGTTTATAGTTGTTCTTATTTGTCTATTCATAATCATTGGATGTGGGGCAGGCTTGCTCTGGGACAACTACAGAAGTGAGAGCGAGGCTGATTCTAAGCATGTAATTAATCAGGTACGGCTCCAAGTGAGCGAGATGATGCTGTACCTAGAGCAATATAGTCAGAAGATTCATGATGATCCCAAGGTACAAGAAGCCCTCCAAGGCATGTCTCAAGATCACCATGTGAGCTTAATATATGCGCAACTGGATGGCCGTGTTATATTCAATTCTTCTCCCAACAACACCATTCAACAAATAGATTTAAAAACGGCACTTCATTATGATTTATATCATGCAAGAGTGGATATGGATACGTATAACATCGCTTTTCCTGTGGTTGATGAGGCAACCCAAGTTCAAATTGGGAATGCTCTCTTTACAATACCTGCAAGATTTGTCTTGATTGAGAAGTCCCACGCTACGCCTCTCTCTCTATTTATTATCATGACTTCGTTACTACTCATTCTATGCTTATTGATGTCTCTTATTAGAAATAAAATTAAAGTGGATATTATCCAGCCTATTCATCACTTAAAGGATTACTCAGAAGCTATTCTGAAAGGAAACTATGAGCAAAAAGCCACATACAAAGTCATGGACGAGATCGGTGAGGTCTATGCGGTGTTTGACCAAATGAGAATGGAAATTATGCATCATAGCCTTCGAAGAGATGAACAAGAGCAAGCACAGAAGGAACTGATCTCCAATATTTCACACGAAATAAAGACACCTCTAACAACGCTGAAAGCTTACATTGAAGCCATACGTGAGGGGGTCTGTCCTGATATGTCATCAGTTATGGAATATGTTGAGGTCATGCATAATAATACGGATAAAATGACGAGATTGACGGAGGATCTTTTGGTGCATGCATTAAAAGAATTAGGGCAGATCTCAGTGACGCTTACTGAGCAGTACAGTAGGGACATGTTGCTTACCATTCTACAACCGATCGGTCATTATGTTCGTACAACAGGAGTTACTTTCATTGAGCCGCCGGATATTCCCAATGTACTGATTCATGTGGATGCCAATCGATTGGAACAGGTCATATCTAACCTCACCGCCAACGCTTTGAAACATACATCTGCGGGTGATTCTATTACTGTGAATATAGAGCTTGCCCTGGGACAGTTGAAAATAACGATAGCGGACACAGGAAAAGGAATTCTTCCACAGGATATGCCTTTTGTTTTTGACCGCTATTTCAAAGGGAAGTTGAATTCCAATCCTAGGAATGAGGGGACGGGATTAGGACTCTCCATTTGTAAACATATTATCGAAGCGCACCATGGCTCTATTTCTTTCAAAAGTGTGCAAGGTCAAGGAACGGTATTTCATTGTTGGATTCCGTTATGTTAG
- a CDS encoding ABC transporter ATP-binding protein: MVKKAIIQATNLCKTYSTGTEQFHAIRNLDLEVYEGDFTVIMGNSGSGKSTLLYLLSGLDSVTVGEVYFKEQRIDSYKEKQLADFRATRIGYIYQSINLVPDLTLRENIALPGYIAGHSKKEVKRMALSLMKAMEIEGQQHRLPSQTSGGQQQRAAIARALINAPDVIFADEPTGSLNYDQGVAVLDILTDMNRKGQSVVMVTHDIKAACRADRLILIKDGKIADVLEFDKFDNTHIQDRESIIFSCVSGKG; this comes from the coding sequence TTGGTAAAGAAAGCGATCATTCAAGCTACGAATCTTTGCAAAACCTATTCCACGGGAACCGAACAATTTCATGCCATCAGAAATCTGGATTTAGAAGTTTATGAAGGGGATTTCACAGTTATTATGGGGAATTCAGGTTCAGGTAAGTCCACACTACTGTATCTTCTAAGTGGGCTTGATTCCGTAACGGTAGGTGAGGTTTACTTTAAAGAACAACGTATCGACAGCTACAAAGAGAAGCAATTAGCAGATTTCAGGGCAACTAGAATCGGATATATTTATCAAAGTATTAATCTGGTACCTGACCTAACCTTACGTGAGAATATCGCATTGCCTGGGTACATTGCCGGGCACTCTAAGAAGGAAGTGAAGCGCATGGCGCTCTCACTAATGAAAGCTATGGAAATCGAGGGACAGCAGCATCGCCTACCCTCTCAGACCTCTGGTGGACAACAACAAAGAGCGGCGATTGCCAGAGCATTGATCAATGCGCCAGATGTTATATTTGCGGACGAGCCGACAGGAAGCCTGAATTATGATCAAGGCGTGGCTGTCCTAGATATTTTAACGGATATGAATCGTAAAGGGCAGTCGGTGGTCATGGTAACCCATGATATCAAAGCGGCTTGCAGAGCTGATCGTCTTATATTGATAAAAGATGGAAAAATAGCGGATGTGTTGGAATTTGATAAGTTTGATAATACCCATATCCAAGACAGAGAATCGATTATATTCTCTTGCGTCTCAGGAAAGGGGTAA
- a CDS encoding ABC transporter permease — translation MYAVYSLCLANLRKKKIHNGLIGLLILLSTLLLATSVTVILNTNNLFTDMHNKTHGSHEMLTLGDELHDPQKVHQWWNEQEGVTSSELIPFRTLSGMTNQGKEPSTGLSSLYLDMLDTPTRPYAVDELIFAQGNESLKPEKGTIWVPTAMAYLYDISVGDTLGFTTGEKNFELQVSAVIVDIPRGGPFSTGARIWMNHQDYNEQFHAMQGKDQYMMGLRFDDYSQSPSYWEQFEQDMGTPYLDTKMNFVEMSSFYLIMNKAIGFIMVFLGVVMMLVALFTIGFTISDDILSKYKTIGVIKALGLSSRRMIGVYLTQYALIAILSIIPGLIASQWISSVIVESALSSLKTGTTEASLEGNLITFAIGIFVFILVILSVLVYSNKARLVQPMQAIRYGMSESDNSTMTKRFAAKENHRISFGRSPILVVIGLRNLLKNKKASVLMLFLATMMSAVLVLGFVLLNSLSSSSMKQTSPLWGYDASDIVLLIKNKSAFSRVEFDKAILSDPRIKNIGWRSEINGVVSPERNLNTEHSTAQSMSFNISVMDGSYDEIGYTTLRGENPQNKNEIAIGINVAKQLDKDIGDVIEVYIEGYKHMLTITGIYQSIASQSISGRITVDAVKVNHPDYNGFDAAYITLNDIRDADFIINEMNVKYKDSLLAVTMQTLLDNNFKQAVASLILPMSIMGLLFTGVTIIIVYSTSRINIRKESKTYGIYKSIGLTSTKIRWSVTLGIVALSAIGAVIGMFVGVYLLPMLLGSILSDYGLAELPLIMNWAGIIAIACVTMISAGLGSWASSRVVATTSPQILAIE, via the coding sequence ATGTATGCAGTTTACTCTCTTTGTTTAGCTAATTTAAGAAAAAAGAAGATACATAATGGATTGATAGGCTTACTCATCCTCTTATCGACATTACTCCTTGCTACATCGGTTACGGTTATATTGAATACAAATAATTTATTTACGGATATGCACAATAAAACACATGGCTCTCATGAGATGTTGACGTTAGGAGATGAGCTACATGACCCGCAAAAGGTACATCAATGGTGGAATGAACAAGAAGGGGTTACATCGTCAGAATTGATCCCGTTTAGAACCTTATCCGGAATGACCAATCAGGGGAAAGAGCCTTCTACAGGACTTTCAAGCCTATATTTAGATATGTTGGATACGCCTACGCGCCCTTATGCAGTAGATGAGCTTATATTTGCACAAGGGAATGAGAGTTTAAAGCCTGAGAAAGGGACGATATGGGTCCCCACTGCCATGGCCTATTTATATGATATTTCAGTAGGAGATACACTTGGATTTACAACAGGTGAGAAGAATTTTGAATTGCAAGTATCCGCCGTCATTGTGGATATTCCCCGAGGAGGACCCTTTTCCACAGGTGCACGCATATGGATGAATCATCAGGACTATAATGAACAATTTCATGCCATGCAGGGTAAAGATCAGTATATGATGGGGCTTAGATTCGATGATTATAGTCAGAGTCCAAGCTACTGGGAACAATTTGAGCAAGACATGGGTACTCCTTATCTTGACACAAAAATGAATTTTGTAGAAATGTCTTCTTTTTATCTGATTATGAATAAAGCGATTGGATTTATTATGGTTTTTCTAGGTGTCGTGATGATGCTTGTGGCTTTATTTACGATTGGATTTACGATTTCAGATGATATCTTATCCAAATATAAAACGATTGGGGTAATCAAGGCATTAGGGTTATCCTCAAGGAGAATGATTGGGGTCTATTTAACGCAATATGCACTGATTGCTATTCTTTCAATTATTCCCGGATTAATAGCTAGTCAATGGATATCGAGCGTTATAGTAGAAAGTGCACTTTCGTCCCTAAAGACGGGGACCACGGAGGCCAGTCTGGAAGGGAATCTTATAACCTTTGCTATCGGAATCTTTGTATTTATACTCGTCATACTATCTGTGTTGGTTTATTCCAACAAAGCTCGGCTCGTACAGCCTATGCAAGCCATTCGATATGGCATGTCGGAAAGTGACAATAGCACAATGACCAAACGATTCGCTGCTAAAGAAAATCATAGAATTTCCTTTGGAAGATCGCCGATCCTTGTCGTTATTGGGCTAAGAAATTTATTGAAGAATAAGAAGGCCTCCGTACTTATGCTGTTTCTAGCCACTATGATGTCAGCTGTGCTCGTGCTGGGGTTTGTTCTATTAAACAGTTTGAGTTCAAGTTCTATGAAGCAGACATCCCCATTATGGGGGTATGATGCATCGGACATTGTACTGCTGATTAAAAACAAGTCAGCATTTTCCCGTGTGGAATTTGATAAAGCGATATTATCTGATCCGAGGATTAAAAACATCGGATGGAGGAGCGAAATCAATGGTGTTGTTTCCCCAGAAAGGAATCTGAACACTGAACATTCAACTGCCCAGTCCATGAGTTTTAATATATCTGTTATGGATGGAAGTTATGATGAGATAGGATACACCACATTAAGAGGGGAGAACCCTCAAAATAAAAATGAAATTGCGATTGGAATTAATGTAGCTAAACAACTGGATAAAGATATAGGAGATGTAATAGAGGTTTATATCGAAGGATACAAACATATGCTTACGATTACCGGTATCTACCAGTCCATCGCTTCTCAGTCAATTTCAGGAAGAATTACAGTGGATGCAGTCAAAGTGAATCATCCCGATTATAACGGTTTTGATGCAGCTTACATTACTTTGAATGATATTCGAGATGCGGATTTTATAATAAATGAAATGAATGTGAAGTATAAGGACTCCTTATTAGCAGTAACGATGCAAACGTTATTAGATAACAATTTTAAACAAGCTGTTGCATCTTTAATTCTACCCATGAGTATCATGGGATTGTTATTCACTGGAGTTACAATCATCATCGTATACAGTACTAGTCGTATTAACATCAGAAAAGAAAGTAAAACATACGGCATATATAAATCCATAGGACTGACTTCAACTAAAATTAGATGGTCTGTAACGCTAGGGATTGTAGCTCTTTCTGCTATCGGTGCGGTTATAGGCATGTTTGTGGGAGTTTATCTTCTGCCCATGCTTCTTGGAAGTATTCTCTCTGATTACGGCCTTGCTGAATTACCTTTAATAATGAATTGGGCAGGGATCATTGCTATTGCCTGTGTGACTATGATTTCAGCAGGACTTGGCTCTTGGGCTTCTTCAAGAGTGGTGGCTACAACATCTCCACAAATACTTGCGATTGAGTAA
- a CDS encoding DUF3934 family protein, with the protein MSKAKGKGGTGRGTGSKGWTRWNKTDKGKKAIKPYPVKYVKGSEKDKSDGDSKDETALKKEIIIKSTKRH; encoded by the coding sequence ATGAGTAAAGCTAAGGGTAAAGGCGGAACGGGTAGAGGAACAGGGAGTAAAGGTTGGACGCGGTGGAACAAAACGGATAAAGGGAAGAAGGCTATCAAACCCTATCCTGTAAAGTATGTTAAAGGATCGGAAAAAGATAAAAGCGACGGCGATAGTAAAGATGAGACCGCATTGAAAAAAGAAATTATAATCAAGAGTACAAAAAGGCACTAA
- a CDS encoding extracellular solute-binding protein has product MKKSLTMLLSLMFVTSALLTGCGGNNKATTKEEGTNAPAKTETTANSEPFEMTLRHTQVGADKQKRLAILQDVVGKIESEIPGLTFELDGVESDVNRKEKLRGEMAAGQPPDIFDLFGSPDSKIYAKEGKLLDLTPILDELGIKDKFSSLDPYTYEGKVYGLPIGGSGEGFFYNKEYYKSKGWKAPTTFAELEQQLADIKADGKVALAGASKAGWVPLMLANHLWSRYAGPDVTSKFVTGEAKWTDANVVQAFAKYKEWVDKGYFKKGELGFEYAEYTTQFTSGEAILLYDGTWKSSVFKAGQSGEGMIGKVGFFNIPAVEGGAGDQTALMRDVNNGYGFSATAADDKRQYAAVKSFIKNLFNEEMQLRGLVEDGVLPAIKIDEAVLNKNITDDLMSEIVAVLNNSKSSFPAFDSLVQADVTTEISNIQIQSLIGGQTTPEKMGEALQKIQEEANAAVE; this is encoded by the coding sequence ATGAAAAAAAGCTTAACCATGCTTTTGTCCCTGATGTTCGTAACATCAGCTTTACTGACTGGTTGCGGAGGTAACAATAAAGCTACTACCAAAGAAGAGGGAACCAATGCCCCAGCCAAGACGGAAACTACTGCCAATAGTGAGCCGTTCGAAATGACACTGCGCCATACTCAAGTGGGAGCAGACAAGCAGAAACGTCTTGCTATTTTGCAAGATGTTGTAGGAAAAATTGAATCAGAAATTCCTGGTTTAACGTTCGAGTTGGACGGAGTGGAATCTGATGTGAACCGTAAAGAAAAGCTACGCGGTGAAATGGCAGCAGGTCAACCACCAGATATCTTTGATCTTTTTGGTAGTCCTGACTCCAAGATATATGCAAAAGAAGGGAAATTGCTAGATTTGACACCAATCCTAGATGAGTTAGGTATTAAAGACAAGTTCTCAAGTCTTGATCCTTACACTTATGAAGGAAAAGTTTACGGCTTGCCGATCGGTGGTTCTGGTGAAGGTTTCTTCTACAATAAAGAATACTATAAGAGTAAAGGTTGGAAAGCGCCAACTACATTTGCTGAGTTGGAGCAACAACTAGCAGACATCAAGGCTGATGGTAAAGTAGCACTAGCTGGAGCTTCCAAAGCAGGTTGGGTTCCTCTAATGCTAGCTAACCACCTCTGGTCTCGCTATGCAGGTCCAGATGTTACTTCGAAGTTCGTTACTGGTGAAGCTAAATGGACAGATGCTAACGTAGTTCAGGCCTTTGCGAAGTATAAAGAATGGGTAGACAAAGGTTATTTCAAAAAAGGCGAGCTAGGCTTTGAGTATGCAGAATATACAACGCAATTCACGAGCGGTGAAGCGATCCTATTGTATGACGGTACTTGGAAGTCTTCCGTATTCAAAGCGGGTCAATCCGGTGAAGGCATGATTGGTAAGGTCGGATTCTTTAACATCCCTGCAGTTGAGGGTGGAGCTGGTGATCAAACGGCATTGATGCGCGATGTAAATAATGGTTACGGTTTCTCGGCTACTGCTGCAGATGACAAACGCCAATATGCTGCTGTTAAATCGTTCATTAAGAACCTTTTCAATGAAGAAATGCAATTGCGTGGACTTGTAGAAGATGGTGTTCTACCTGCTATCAAAATTGATGAAGCTGTTCTTAACAAAAATATTACAGATGACCTAATGAGTGAAATTGTGGCTGTTCTTAACAACTCCAAATCTTCATTCCCAGCGTTTGAC